The sequence TTGGTCAACCGTTAACGCCGACTTTACTGTTTGAGCCCAATCTTTCGTCAATAGGCGGCTGGTCGGTAAAATCTCATCTACCATTGTTTCTGCCGTTTCTGATGCACCGACTTGTACTGCTGCATTTGAAGAACGTTCTTTTTCCTTAGCTATTGTATTCAATTCTTCTTCGGATATAAAAACAGGCAAGTCATTTTGTAAGATAGATTGTTTATTTTCTACCGAGTTGCTCATCGGTTTAAAGCTGCTTTTTTCTTCAGAAAGAACAACTAGGTCTGCTTCCATTTGGTTATCATCTAAAGTCACTCTACCTGTCGGATTCGTTAAAATTGTTGGTTCTATGTAATCTGGTGATTCCGACTCTGGCAGCTCTTCTTCAGTTACTGAACCTAATTCCAAAATGCTCGTTGCCTGTTCTTGAATGCTTGACATAAAGCCGTAAAAGAACGCAGCTGCATCTACTTCTGTGCTATCATCCGATAGTTCTTCATTGCTTTTGTCAGCTGTTGTTTTTGCCTTGTTGTCCAACTCTTTTTCAGAGGTTGTCCCGGATTGGCCTGATTGTTCAGCCAAATAACTTTGAAATGTTTCTGCGGAAACTGTTTCTTGCTTTGTAGCCGTCCCTATCAAACTAGCAGTACCTGCGGATTCAACTGAACTTAGTGAGAGCTGTTCCAATTTAATTCACCTCCTTTTTATTGAATGAATGCTGGTACCTAAAAGTTAGTGTTCCTTCAACAACTTCAATCCATTAATAGAAAGATCTGCCATAACTTAAGGTAGCCATTTCATCCAATTGTTTTTGTTCTTCACTTTTCTCTTGTTCCATCACAAAGGTATATTCTTTCTCTTTCAGTTTTTCCATGGCCTTTTTGTCTTTATGAGCTTCCATCAACGCGATACGAGCTGCTTCAACAGATTTCTCAGCTATCTCCACTTGGTTTTTTTGCTGAACGATTCGTTCATCCAGCATAACTTTGTACATATTCTGACGACGCAGAATATCGATCCGAGTCGTTGTTAAGCTTTCGTTTTTAATTTTAATGTTTTCTTGAATCAACTCTTGCAATAACGCCTCTTGCTGAAATTTTTCTCTTTGTGCATCTCCAAGTTCCTTTTTCTTGGCTTCTTCTGTATCTGAACGCCAATCTAGGACCTTTTCCATTGAAAATCGAAATTTACCCAAGTTCTACACCCCTATTTATTCCTTAACCCATTGGTTGATTGCCTACTTGTTGCGTTTTAAATAATGTATCCAATGTCGTGACTACGTCGTCAAAGGCTACGCGCTCATTAACATTTTGTTTCAGGAAATTTTTTATAGGAGTATTTAACTGAACGGCTCGGTCTACCAACGGATTACTGCCTTTTCGGTAAGCTCCAACGTCAATCAAGTCTTTTGAGTCCGCATAAATCGACATATTCTCTTTTAATTTCCCTGCAGTTAGGTAATGTTTCTCCGTCGTGATGTCTTTCATCAATCGGCTGATGCTGTTTTGAATATCGATTGCTGGATAATGATTCTCAGAAGATATCTTCCGTGACAAAATAATATGTCCGTCTAATATTCCCCGAACAGAATCGGCAATGGGTTCGTTCATATCG is a genomic window of Carnobacterium sp. CP1 containing:
- the fliJ gene encoding flagellar export protein FliJ; the protein is MGKFRFSMEKVLDWRSDTEEAKKKELGDAQREKFQQEALLQELIQENIKIKNESLTTTRIDILRRQNMYKVMLDERIVQQKNQVEIAEKSVEAARIALMEAHKDKKAMEKLKEKEYTFVMEQEKSEEQKQLDEMATLSYGRSFY